In Erigeron canadensis isolate Cc75 chromosome 6, C_canadensis_v1, whole genome shotgun sequence, the following are encoded in one genomic region:
- the LOC122604630 gene encoding uncharacterized protein LOC122604630 — MRIKKGYRDDYLKIGVPLYEASVKCDWKVAKSIFEKRPELVRYSITENGETALHVAASAKGPTRMEEFVKNLVGLMNPEDLTLENENFNTALYLAAAAGNLETVKIMIEKNRDLLTIPGAGRQMLPLYAAALFGNYEVVKYLFLMSNNLGDEEGWTSQNRGWLVDKCVENDMFDIALQIVERYPEIGRRGNLLLILAGKPEAFPETKSNNFGRTTKPGKISSLHSVLTFIRSKLPGKCEKEKNALPLLKAVWNEIVKLPKKDIDRILRGPPDSLKQDKSASGRAIQAIQLQNLISKHVAEMLAISTNPLRVLSASIKQDTKPGSGKEIDQSLELQNLISAQLVSLHVQTQNIIKETPDSLSPELEKLIFEHIVKLNENTRNIIKTTAKKNQVQIIQKAIYKHAYEMDKEKKRIINKDAYSNRVLFIAAETGNTNFLVELIRLYPDLIWKVNDDGLSIFHIAVKHRHEGIYNLLYEIGSMKDMITPLKDPNDNNMLHLVGMSAKRKQVEDVPGVALQMQRELLWFQEVWNMVPPSHRERKNKDGLTPHELFTKEHQEMVSEGEKWMKKIAAQCIVVAALIATMVFTAAFTVPGGFDQMNGIPVFHSKVSFQIFVVTDAISLLLSTASILHMFLSIFTSHYDEGDFLVSLPKKLTVGLTYLFISIASMLVAFCTGFFVLYQKGLLWMPILISSFALLSFFLSVKMHLFAFFKVFFSTFNSILLFKPKKSVLYYENPKV, encoded by the exons atgcgaataaaaaagg GATATAGAGATGATTACCTCAAGATCGGTGTCCCTTTATACGAAGCTTCGGTTAAGTGTGACTGGAAAGTTGCTAAATCTATTTTTGAGAAGAGACCCGAGCTTGTAAGGTATAGCATCACTGAAAATGGGGAAACTGCACTTCATGTTGCTGCATCTGCAAAAGGTCCTACACGTATGGAAGAGTTTGTGAAAAATCTGGTGGGTTTGATGAACCCAGAAGACTTGActcttgaaaatgaaaatttcaaCACTGCCCTGTATTTGGCAGCAGCCGCTGGAAACCTTGAAACGGTTAAGATTATGATAGAAAAAAACAGGGACTTGCTGACAATCCCTGGTGCTGGACGACAAATGTTGCCACTCTATGCGGCTGCCCTGTTTGGAAACTATGAAGTGGTCAAGTATCTTTTCTTAATGTCCAATAACTTGGGTGATGAAGAGGGTTGGACGTCTCAGAATCGTGGTTGGCTTGTTGACAAGTGTGTCGAGAATGACATGTTTG ATATTGCATTACAGATAGTGGAACGTTATCCAGAAATTGGTAGGCGGGGAAACCTGCTTCTTATTTTGGCCGGAAAGCCTGAAGCATTTCCTGAAACAAAATCTAATAACTTTGGGAGAACCACAAAGCCAGGTAAAATCAGTAGTCTACATTCAGTTTTGACATTCATCCGTTCAAAGCTGCCGGGAAAAtgtgaaaaggaaaagaatgcATTACCATTATTAAAAGCCGTATGGAATGAGATTGTAAAACTTCCCAAGAAAGATATTGATAGAATACTCAGAGGGCCACCAGACTCCCTTAAGCAAGACAAGTCGGCTTCGGGAAGGGCTATTCAAGCTATTCAACTACAAAATCTCATTTCTAAACATGTTGCTGAAATGCTTGCTATTTCCACAAATCCACTCAGAGTGTTGTCGGCTTCGATAAAGCAAGATACCAAGCCAGGTTCTGGAAAGGAGATTGATCAATCTCTGGAACTACAAAATCTCATTTCTGCACAACTTGTAAGCTTACATGTTCAAACCCAGAACATAATCAAAGAGACCCCAGATTCGTTATCCCCGGAACTAGAAAAGCTCATTTTCGAACATATTGTTAAACTAAATGAGAACACCCGGAACATTATCAAGACAACTGCGAAGAAAAATCAAGTTCAAATTATACAAAAAGCCATTTACAAACATGCTTACGAAAtggataaagaaaaaaagagaataaTCAACAAGGATGCATACTCTAATCGGGTATTGTTTATTGCTGCAGAAACAGGCAATACCAACTTCTTAGTTGAGCTTATCCGTCTATATCCTGATCTTATATGGAAGGTAAATGATGACGGCTTAAGTATATTTCACATTGCTGTCAAACATCGTCATGAGGGTATATACAACCTGTTGTACGAGATAGGCTCAATGAAAGACATGATAACTCCTCTCAAAGATCCAAATGATAACAATATGTTGCACTTGGTTGGGATGAGTGCGAAAagaaaacaagttgaggatgtTCCAGGAGTTGCTTTACAGATGCAAAGAGAGTTATTATGGTTTCAG GAAGTATGGAATATGGTTCCTCCTTCTCATAGAGAACGAAAGAACAAAGATGGTCTAACACCACATGAGTTATTCACAAAGGAACACCAAGAAATGGTCAGTGAAGGTGAGAAATGGATGAAAAAAATAGCTGCTCAATGTATAGTGGTGGCAGCACTTATTGCTACCATGGTATTCACTGCAGCTTTTACAGTTCCAGGGGGATTTGACCAGATGAATGGTATCCCTGTCTTCCATTCGAAAGTAAGCTTTCAGATCTTCGTTGTGACAGATGCCATTTCTTTGCTCTTGTCAACAGCTTCAATTCTCCACATGTTCTTATCTATCTTCACATCTCATTATGATGAAGGTGATTTCTTGGTATCATTACCCAAAAAGTTGACGGTAGGTCTAACATATCTTTTCATCTCTATAGCATCCATGTTGGTCGCTTTTTGTACTGGCTTTTTCGTACTTTACCAGAAGGGTTTGCTTTGGATGCCGATCCTTATCAGTTCTTTCGCTTTATTGTCATTCTTCCTAAGTGTTAAGATGCACTTATTTGCgttttttaaagtatttttcTCGACATTTAATTCCATACTTCTCTTTAAACCCAAGAAAAGTGTTCTATACTATGAAAATCCCAAGGTCTAA